The Flaviramulus sp. BrNp1-15 genome has a window encoding:
- a CDS encoding S41 family peptidase gives MSYHKKYLPLVLGVAIAAGIFIGGKLNFTDAPDRLFSTNSKKDKLNRLIDYIEYDYVDDINTDSIVDVTVNGILDNLDPHSVYIPKEDMARVAEEMKGDFVGIGVSFYTYKDTIAVIRAIENGPSAKAGIKGGDRIIMADGDTLFGNKLKDGEIIKKLKGAKNTKVKLKVYRKGEPELLDFTVKRSTIPIKSVDAAYMLTDKLGYIKVNRFAESTYKEFKAGIEKLEALGATEIALDLRNNPGGFLGIAEQIVDEFLEDDKLILFTKNKRGDIEKSYATNKGDFEEGKVYVLIDENSASASEIVAGALQDNDKGTIVGRRSYGKGLVQREMDLGDGSAVRLTVSRYYTPTGRSIQRPYTNGHKDYYDEYFDRLDSGELLDPEKIKVDDSLKFKTPAGKIVYGGGGIIPDVFVPIDGSMQNETLSFLLRRGFFGNFVFEELEKDRHAYDDISREDFIKSFEVNDDLVFAFQDYLNLRADSKVTFVAYHDEVKQYIKATLADQLFGNGAFEEVYNQRDIMIDEVIKLSSEE, from the coding sequence ATGTCTTATCATAAAAAATATTTGCCTTTAGTTTTAGGTGTTGCTATTGCAGCAGGTATTTTTATTGGAGGCAAGTTAAATTTTACTGATGCTCCCGATCGTTTATTTTCTACAAATAGTAAAAAAGACAAACTTAACAGGCTTATAGATTATATTGAATACGATTATGTTGATGATATTAACACCGACAGTATTGTTGATGTTACGGTTAATGGGATTTTAGATAACCTCGACCCGCATTCGGTTTACATCCCAAAAGAAGATATGGCTCGTGTTGCCGAAGAAATGAAAGGCGATTTTGTAGGTATTGGTGTTAGCTTTTACACGTACAAAGATACTATTGCAGTAATAAGAGCAATTGAAAACGGACCAAGTGCTAAAGCGGGCATTAAAGGTGGTGATAGGATTATTATGGCAGATGGCGATACGCTTTTTGGTAATAAGCTGAAAGATGGAGAAATTATTAAGAAGCTTAAAGGTGCCAAAAACACAAAAGTTAAACTAAAAGTTTACAGAAAAGGAGAGCCAGAGCTTTTGGATTTTACTGTAAAACGTAGCACAATCCCCATTAAAAGTGTTGATGCAGCTTATATGCTAACCGATAAACTAGGGTATATAAAAGTTAATCGTTTTGCAGAGTCTACATATAAAGAATTTAAAGCAGGTATTGAAAAGCTAGAAGCTTTAGGTGCTACCGAGATTGCTTTAGATTTAAGAAATAACCCAGGCGGATTTTTAGGAATTGCAGAACAAATAGTGGACGAGTTTTTAGAAGACGATAAACTTATTTTATTCACTAAAAACAAACGTGGTGATATTGAAAAAAGCTATGCAACCAATAAAGGCGATTTTGAAGAAGGTAAAGTTTATGTACTTATAGACGAAAACTCAGCATCGGCAAGTGAGATTGTTGCAGGGGCATTACAAGATAACGATAAAGGCACTATTGTTGGTCGTCGTTCTTACGGTAAAGGCTTGGTACAACGCGAAATGGATTTGGGTGATGGTAGTGCTGTGCGCTTAACAGTATCTAGATATTACACACCTACAGGACGTTCTATTCAAAGACCTTACACAAACGGACATAAAGATTACTACGATGAATATTTTGATAGACTAGACAGTGGCGAACTTTTAGACCCTGAAAAAATCAAGGTAGACGATTCCTTAAAATTTAAAACACCTGCAGGTAAAATAGTTTATGGTGGAGGTGGTATAATTCCAGATGTTTTTGTGCCTATTGATGGTAGTATGCAAAACGAAACCTTATCATTTTTGTTGCGTCGTGGGTTTTTTGGAAACTTTGTGTTTGAAGAACTGGAAAAAGACCGTCATGCTTACGATGATATTTCCAGAGAAGATTTTATTAAAAGTTTTGAAGTAAACGACGATTTAGTTTTTGCTTTTCAAGATTATTTAAACCTAAGGGCAGACTCTAAAGTTACTTTTGTAGCTTATCATGATGAAGTAAAGCAATACATAAAAGCTACACTTGCAGACCAGTTATTTGGTAACGGTGCTTTTGAAGAAGTTTACAATCAACGTGATATCATGATTGATGAGGTTATTAAGTTGAGTTCGGAAGAATAA
- a CDS encoding dCMP deaminase family protein, translated as MLKNKQLKYDKAYLRIAQEWGKLSYCKRRQVGALIVKDRMIISDGYNGTPSGFENFCEDDEGYTKWYVLHAEANAILKVASSTQSAKGATLYITMSPCKECSKLIHQAGIIKVVYNEAYKDDSGLKFLKKAGIELEQIKDLKA; from the coding sequence ATGCTAAAAAATAAACAACTTAAGTACGACAAAGCTTATTTAAGAATTGCGCAAGAATGGGGAAAGCTGTCTTACTGTAAACGCAGGCAAGTTGGAGCGCTAATAGTTAAGGATAGAATGATAATTTCTGATGGTTACAACGGAACTCCATCGGGCTTTGAGAATTTTTGTGAAGACGATGAAGGTTACACCAAGTGGTATGTTTTGCATGCCGAGGCTAATGCCATTTTAAAAGTAGCATCGTCTACTCAATCGGCAAAAGGTGCAACACTTTACATTACCATGTCGCCCTGTAAGGAATGCAGTAAATTAATTCATCAGGCAGGTATTATAAAAGTGGTTTATAATGAAGCTTATAAAGATGATTCCGGACTAAAATTTTTAAAGAAAGCTGGAATAGAATTAGAACAAATTAAAGATTTGAAAGCATAA
- a CDS encoding HupE/UreJ family protein: MLENFWFNVQYGINHVLDINAYDHVLFLIVLTVPYVFKDWKRVLLLVSMFTLGHTLSLVLAAYSVVHVNATIVEFLIPVTILVVALFNVFTAGKGARKEKVGVLFLSTLFFGLIHGLGFAREFQMFLGESDNKLVLLLEFALGIELAQVIIVFMVLFLGFLFQTIFRFSKRDWIMVISAVVVGLVIPMIMNSDFLA, from the coding sequence ATGCTTGAAAATTTCTGGTTTAATGTTCAATACGGCATAAACCATGTACTCGATATTAATGCCTACGATCATGTTTTATTTCTTATAGTTTTAACGGTTCCTTATGTGTTTAAAGATTGGAAACGTGTTTTATTACTGGTTTCTATGTTCACATTAGGGCATACCCTATCTTTAGTTTTGGCTGCTTACAGTGTTGTACATGTAAACGCTACCATAGTTGAGTTTTTAATTCCTGTAACCATACTGGTTGTTGCACTTTTTAATGTGTTTACGGCAGGGAAAGGCGCTCGTAAAGAAAAAGTAGGAGTGTTATTTTTATCAACATTATTCTTTGGTTTAATTCACGGTTTGGGGTTTGCTCGCGAGTTCCAAATGTTTCTGGGAGAATCTGATAATAAGTTAGTTTTGTTATTAGAATTCGCTTTAGGTATAGAATTGGCACAAGTAATAATTGTGTTCATGGTTTTGTTTTTAGGCTTTCTGTTTCAAACCATTTTCAGATTTTCAAAACGCGATTGGATTATGGTAATTTCTGCTGTGGTAGTAGGCTTGGTTATTCCAATGATTATGAATAGCGATTTCTTAGCCTAA
- a CDS encoding NAD-dependent epimerase/dehydratase family protein → MGSKILIIGACGQIGSELTFKLRSIYGNDNVIASDISYNNPDIVNTGLFEIVDAQDYASIKVCVEKYNIDTVYLMAAILSATGEKYPMKAWDLNMTSLFHVLNLARAKFIKKVFWPSSIAVFGPTTPTKYTPQYTVMEPSTVYGITKQVGERWCEYYHNKYGVDVRSLRYPGIISWKTLPGGGTTDYAVEIYHEAIKNKFYECFLKEDTELPMMFMDDAIKATVDIMSAKPEHIKIRSSYNLAAISFTPKEVVASIKNHMPEFEVEYNPDYRQEIANSWPKSINDSYARQDWKWKHTFTLEDITKEMLLQLSKKYKGEFK, encoded by the coding sequence ATGGGTTCTAAAATATTAATTATTGGTGCTTGCGGGCAAATAGGTTCAGAATTAACATTTAAGCTGCGAAGCATTTACGGTAATGATAATGTGATTGCAAGCGACATTAGTTATAACAATCCAGACATTGTAAATACCGGTCTTTTTGAAATTGTTGATGCACAAGACTATGCTAGTATTAAAGTTTGTGTAGAAAAATACAATATAGATACGGTATATTTAATGGCCGCTATATTAAGTGCAACAGGAGAAAAATACCCAATGAAAGCGTGGGATTTAAACATGACCTCCTTGTTTCATGTATTAAATTTAGCGCGTGCCAAATTTATTAAAAAAGTATTTTGGCCATCCAGTATAGCTGTTTTTGGACCAACAACACCGACAAAGTACACACCACAATATACCGTTATGGAGCCATCAACAGTTTATGGAATAACTAAGCAAGTTGGCGAGCGTTGGTGTGAGTATTACCATAATAAATACGGTGTAGACGTTCGTAGTTTGCGCTACCCAGGAATTATAAGTTGGAAAACATTACCTGGAGGAGGTACCACAGATTATGCTGTTGAAATTTATCATGAAGCCATTAAAAACAAATTTTACGAATGCTTTTTAAAAGAAGATACCGAATTACCCATGATGTTTATGGACGATGCTATTAAAGCTACAGTAGATATCATGAGTGCAAAACCAGAGCATATTAAAATAAGATCGTCTTACAATCTTGCAGCTATAAGTTTTACGCCCAAAGAAGTGGTGGCATCAATTAAAAACCATATGCCAGAATTTGAAGTAGAATATAATCCAGATTATAGACAAGAGATTGCTAATAGTTGGCCTAAAAGTATAAATGATTCTTATGCTAGACAAGACTGGAAATGGAAACATACTTTTACTCTGGAAGATATTACTAAAGAGATGCTTTTACAATTAAGTAAAAAGTATAAAGGAGAATTCAAATAA
- a CDS encoding M48 family metallopeptidase: MKKLVGLVLLMSSFMLSAQTNSELIKHYEAYYNQMKAQGDVQGIINGMTHLNVLSPSQERKDTLAYIYMSEGKYVQALNTIGYERNSTDSDIAVEVKAVSLKAVKQPELAIGLFEEMFKRTPNALVAYELAELNLQIQKLAEAEKHINYGIVNSKDDMKKAFYESQQPYEVSLKAAFMYLNALSVYNKDKKANIDATVDILDATLKIAPNFNLVQLTKSELLRQKQALQQPKN, encoded by the coding sequence ATGAAAAAATTAGTTGGATTAGTTTTACTAATGAGCAGTTTTATGTTGAGTGCACAAACTAACTCAGAATTAATAAAACACTATGAGGCTTATTATAACCAAATGAAAGCACAGGGTGATGTACAGGGTATTATAAACGGCATGACGCACCTAAATGTTTTATCGCCTTCTCAAGAAAGAAAAGACACTTTAGCCTACATTTATATGAGCGAAGGTAAATATGTGCAAGCTCTTAATACTATTGGTTATGAAAGAAATTCAACAGACTCTGATATTGCCGTTGAGGTTAAAGCAGTATCGTTAAAAGCGGTAAAACAACCCGAATTAGCAATTGGTCTTTTTGAAGAAATGTTTAAAAGAACCCCAAATGCTTTAGTCGCTTATGAATTGGCTGAACTTAATTTACAAATTCAAAAATTAGCTGAAGCCGAAAAGCATATAAATTATGGTATAGTAAATTCTAAAGATGATATGAAAAAAGCATTTTATGAATCTCAACAACCGTATGAAGTGTCATTAAAAGCAGCTTTTATGTATTTAAATGCACTATCTGTTTATAATAAAGACAAAAAAGCAAATATAGATGCAACTGTAGATATTTTGGATGCTACCTTAAAAATAGCACCAAACTTTAATTTAGTTCAGTTAACTAAATCGGAGTTGTTAAGGCAAAAGCAAGCTTTACAACAACCTAAAAATTAA
- a CDS encoding CBS domain-containing protein, which translates to MGIKSFQGARRSKSAITDSTPLKVSDYMTTNLITFTPDQTIESVMQSLIKHRISGGPVVNEKNELIGIISEGDCIKQISESRYYNMPMQDKTIEKHMVQDVDTIDGNMNIFDAANKFLNAKRRRFPIVENGKLVGQISQKDVLKAAMKLKGQNWK; encoded by the coding sequence ATGGGAATAAAAAGTTTTCAAGGCGCTAGAAGATCCAAGTCTGCAATTACAGATAGTACACCTTTAAAGGTTAGTGACTACATGACAACTAATTTGATTACGTTTACTCCTGATCAAACTATAGAAAGTGTTATGCAATCTCTTATTAAGCATAGAATTTCTGGCGGACCTGTTGTTAATGAAAAAAATGAATTGATTGGAATTATCTCTGAAGGTGATTGTATTAAACAAATTAGCGAAAGCAGATATTACAATATGCCAATGCAGGATAAAACCATAGAAAAGCACATGGTGCAAGATGTTGACACCATAGATGGCAATATGAATATTTTTGATGCTGCCAATAAATTTTTAAATGCTAAACGTCGTCGTTTTCCAATAGTTGAAAATGGCAAATTAGTTGGTCAAATAAGTCAAAAAGATGTCCTAAAAGCCGCCATGAAATTAAAAGGACAAAACTGGAAATAG
- a CDS encoding DinB family protein, which yields MEYNINQSFEILERTPKTLLAMLSNLSDEWVFSNEGEDTWSPFDVIGHLIHCEKCDWVTRAKIILSNSEDKTFEPFDRFAQFEISKGKTMSQLLSEFLKLREKNLEYLKSVSITESNYNFTGKHPHLGEVTLKQLLASWVVHDLGHIAQISRVMAKQYKSEVGPWKAYLSILN from the coding sequence ATGGAATACAATATAAATCAGTCTTTTGAGATTTTAGAACGAACACCAAAAACATTATTAGCAATGTTGTCAAACTTATCAGACGAATGGGTTTTTTCTAATGAAGGTGAAGATACCTGGAGCCCTTTTGATGTAATTGGGCATTTAATACATTGTGAAAAATGTGATTGGGTTACTAGGGCAAAAATTATTTTATCTAACTCAGAAGATAAAACATTTGAACCGTTTGATAGGTTTGCTCAATTTGAAATTTCAAAAGGAAAAACAATGTCTCAGCTTTTAAGTGAGTTTTTAAAATTACGTGAGAAAAATTTAGAGTATTTAAAATCTGTTTCTATAACCGAATCAAATTATAATTTTACAGGAAAGCATCCGCACTTAGGCGAAGTAACTTTAAAACAATTATTGGCTTCGTGGGTGGTTCATGATTTAGGACATATTGCACAAATTTCAAGAGTTATGGCGAAGCAATATAAAAGTGAAGTAGGACCTTGGAAAGCTTACCTTTCAATTCTTAATTAA
- a CDS encoding IS1595 family transposase has protein sequence MNFKSLPQLLDYFKEEKTCIEYYEQIRWDGKPVCPHCGCERTYKTTRGYKCANNECYKKFTVTVGTIFHGSKISLRIWFAAIYLATTHKKGISSVQLALDLGITQKTAWFVLHRIREMLKDKAPQMLGENNMVEVDETYIGGNNKNRHYGKKRSQVDNTLTNSGEVYQPKKMVVGIIERNGKVALKHVPSADLNNIGALISKHVPKGSTIYSDEAPVYSHLKKYYTHDNVKHSLNVYVENGVHTNTIENFWSVLKRGLYGVYHQVSAKHLERYLDEYSARFNTRDLSSQERFEKFLIDSESVLSYKRLTNINKAS, from the coding sequence ATGAATTTCAAATCTTTACCACAGCTTTTAGATTACTTCAAAGAAGAAAAGACTTGTATTGAGTATTACGAGCAAATTCGTTGGGACGGTAAGCCTGTATGTCCTCATTGTGGTTGTGAGAGAACATATAAAACCACAAGAGGTTATAAATGTGCTAATAATGAGTGTTACAAAAAGTTTACTGTTACCGTTGGAACAATCTTTCATGGTTCTAAAATATCTTTAAGAATATGGTTCGCAGCTATCTATTTAGCGACTACACATAAAAAAGGCATTAGTTCGGTTCAATTAGCTTTAGATTTAGGTATCACGCAAAAAACCGCATGGTTTGTATTGCATAGAATTAGAGAAATGCTAAAAGACAAAGCACCGCAAATGTTAGGAGAAAACAATATGGTAGAAGTTGATGAAACTTACATAGGTGGTAATAATAAAAATAGACATTACGGTAAAAAGCGTTCGCAAGTGGATAACACTTTAACCAATAGCGGTGAAGTGTACCAACCTAAAAAAATGGTAGTAGGTATTATTGAGCGTAACGGCAAAGTAGCTTTAAAACACGTTCCGAGTGCTGATTTAAACAATATCGGTGCATTGATTAGTAAACACGTGCCTAAAGGTTCTACAATCTATTCAGATGAAGCACCTGTATATAGTCATTTAAAAAAGTATTACACGCATGACAACGTTAAACACTCTTTAAATGTTTATGTTGAAAACGGTGTACATACTAATACTATTGAGAACTTCTGGAGCGTTTTAAAGCGTGGTTTGTACGGTGTTTATCATCAAGTAAGCGCAAAGCATTTAGAACGTTATTTAGACGAATATAGCGCACGTTTTAATACTAGAGATTTATCTAGTCAAGAGCGTTTTGAAAAGTTTTTAATTGATAGTGAGAGTGTGTTGAGTTATAAGAGACTTACAAATATTAATAAAGCCTCTTAA
- a CDS encoding single-stranded DNA-binding protein has protein sequence MNTLRNKVQLIGNLGNDPEIINLESGKTLAKFNIATNESYTNNKGEKITDTQWHNIVAWGKTAQIIEKYVTKGKEVAIEGKLTSRSYDDKDGNKRYITEVVCSELLMLGK, from the coding sequence ATGAACACACTTAGAAACAAAGTACAGTTGATTGGTAACTTAGGAAACGACCCAGAAATCATCAATCTTGAATCAGGAAAAACATTAGCAAAATTTAATATTGCAACTAACGAAAGTTACACCAATAATAAAGGTGAAAAAATAACAGATACCCAGTGGCACAATATAGTTGCATGGGGAAAAACAGCTCAAATTATTGAGAAGTATGTAACTAAAGGTAAAGAAGTTGCTATTGAAGGGAAATTAACTTCTAGAAGTTATGACGATAAAGATGGAAACAAGCGCTACATTACAGAAGTCGTGTGTAGCGAACTACTTATGTTAGGTAAATAA
- the nadB gene encoding L-aspartate oxidase, with translation MIEANYLVIGSGIAGLTFSVKIAKRFPDRNVVIVTKGNEDESNTKYAQGGVAIVLNREKDSFKKHIEDTLIAGDGLCNEDVVEMVIKEGPNRLQELMIWGANFDVDSSGDFDLGKEGGHSEYRVVHHKDITGYEVERALLKRAHQLSNITILSHHFAIDLVTNHHIKNSEQKELSCYGAYVLDEKTGKIFTIIANNTLLATGGIGCVYGHTTNPVIATGDGIAMAYRAKAKIKDMEFVQFHPTALYEAKGESSFLISEAVRGFGAYLRNKSGYRFMPDYDKRAELASRDIVSQSIDNELKKSGETHVYLDCTHLNIDAFKKHFPNIYKACLEHHIDIKTDWIPVIPASHYLCGGIKVNKKGETTITNLFACGECSRTGLHGANRLASNSLLEALVYAHNIFKYHSKKEAKPFELVIPEWNDEGTIIPKEHVLVQHNLKQLQALMRDYVGIVRSNKRLKRAIKHLDLIYNEVEELYRESKITTSLCELRNMVNVAHLIIRQSLDRTENKGGYYNIDNVKK, from the coding sequence ATGATAGAAGCAAATTATTTAGTAATAGGTTCGGGGATAGCAGGTTTAACATTTTCGGTTAAAATAGCGAAGAGATTCCCTGATAGAAATGTAGTTATTGTTACAAAAGGCAATGAAGACGAATCGAATACTAAATATGCTCAAGGCGGTGTTGCTATTGTTTTAAACAGAGAAAAAGATTCATTTAAAAAACATATTGAAGACACTTTAATTGCAGGCGATGGCTTGTGCAATGAAGATGTAGTTGAAATGGTTATAAAAGAAGGCCCAAATAGACTTCAAGAATTAATGATTTGGGGCGCTAATTTTGATGTTGATTCTAGTGGTGATTTCGATTTAGGAAAAGAAGGTGGGCATTCAGAATATCGTGTGGTGCATCATAAAGACATCACAGGCTATGAGGTAGAACGTGCTTTATTAAAGCGCGCTCATCAATTATCAAATATTACTATTTTATCACATCATTTTGCTATTGATTTGGTTACAAATCACCATATTAAAAACAGTGAGCAGAAAGAATTGTCGTGTTATGGCGCCTATGTTTTAGATGAAAAAACGGGTAAAATATTCACAATAATAGCTAATAATACCTTACTAGCAACAGGTGGTATTGGTTGTGTTTATGGACACACAACAAATCCGGTTATTGCAACAGGCGATGGGATTGCTATGGCTTATAGAGCAAAAGCTAAAATTAAAGACATGGAGTTTGTGCAATTTCATCCTACAGCACTTTATGAAGCTAAAGGTGAATCATCATTTTTAATTTCTGAAGCCGTAAGGGGTTTTGGAGCTTATTTAAGAAATAAATCAGGATATCGTTTTATGCCAGATTATGATAAACGTGCCGAATTAGCATCACGAGATATTGTATCACAAAGTATAGACAACGAATTAAAAAAATCTGGAGAAACTCATGTGTATTTAGATTGTACACATTTAAATATAGATGCTTTTAAAAAGCATTTCCCTAATATTTACAAAGCGTGTTTAGAACATCATATTGATATTAAAACCGATTGGATACCTGTAATACCAGCTTCACATTATTTGTGTGGAGGTATTAAAGTGAACAAAAAAGGGGAAACAACTATTACTAATTTATTTGCATGTGGAGAATGTTCTAGAACAGGTTTGCATGGTGCTAACAGGCTCGCATCTAATTCGTTATTGGAGGCTTTGGTGTATGCACATAATATTTTTAAATACCATAGCAAGAAAGAAGCTAAACCTTTTGAACTTGTTATTCCAGAATGGAATGATGAAGGAACAATTATTCCTAAAGAGCATGTTTTAGTACAACATAATCTTAAACAATTGCAAGCTTTAATGCGCGATTATGTTGGTATTGTTAGAAGTAATAAGCGCTTAAAAAGAGCTATAAAACATTTAGATTTAATTTATAATGAAGTAGAGGAATTGTATCGTGAATCAAAAATAACAACATCACTTTGTGAATTAAGAAATATGGTTAACGTTGCTCACTTAATTATAAGGCAATCTTTAGATAGAACCGAGAATAAAGGCGGGTATTACAATATTGATAACGTAAAAAAATAA